One Pantoea trifolii DNA segment encodes these proteins:
- a CDS encoding flavocytochrome c — MNTLTPILNPLTLPKGAVLKNRLVMAPMTTCTGYYDGGVTSDLVEYYRVRAGSIGTVIVECCFIDNRGPAFPGALGIDSDNKIPGLAKIAHAIKSQGSKAVLQIYHGGRMVEPALIGGKTPVAPSAIAAPRDGATKPQALTAEEVDVMITKFGDAVNRAIKAGFDGVEIHGANTYLIQQFYSPNSNQRDDKWGGSRDNRARFPLEVLEITHKMADRFAAADFIIGYRFSPEELEVPGIRWDDTLYLLEKLAERGLDYVHFSVGQLLRPSIVDTQDPTPLITKYLAQRSPNLAKVPVIGVGGIVNKEDAENALEHGFDLVAVGKACIAYPDWTDRVIKNQHMELYIDSTKREELTIPEPLWRFSLVDAMIRDTSDTGRKYKAGVYQAKVEAEALKLKINVTLDTDRITDISLVPDPSLDVDFTSTFESLRERILVANSPHVDAITGATTQSEALKKAVSRAMTTSSKEYVIDEGGNPNAPVNYDVVVVGTGGAGLAAAIQAHDDGARVVIIEKMPTIGGNTIKASVGMNAAETRYQKLKGIEDSKELFYEETLKGGKFKNNPVLLREFVEQAPEAIEWLAAKEIELCDITITGGMSIDRTHRPEDRSAVGGFLISGLVKNVNQRNIEVLLETSVAEILVENGAVTGVKVVDEYNDSRIINAKSVIVATGGFSANREMVVKYRPELDGFVTTNHKGATGSGIAMLQHIGADTVDMGEIQIHPTVEQTTSYLISEAMRGGGAILVSQAGKRFYNEMETRDKVSAEIIALPEKSAWIVFDEQVRANNKAADEYIAKGFVISAPTPHELAVKLNMDQEALQTTLGRYNEFVAKQDDEDFGRKTALRHPLNKGPYFAIRIAPGVHHTMGGVTINTDTAVLDAQKAVIPGAWGAGEVVGGIHGANRIGGNAVADIIIFGIKAGHNAAKLALGH; from the coding sequence ATGAATACGCTCACCCCGATTCTTAATCCGCTTACGCTACCGAAAGGTGCGGTCCTCAAAAACCGATTGGTTATGGCGCCGATGACCACCTGTACCGGTTATTACGATGGCGGTGTTACCAGTGACCTTGTCGAATATTATCGCGTGCGTGCCGGCAGCATCGGTACCGTCATTGTAGAGTGCTGCTTTATTGATAACCGTGGACCTGCATTCCCAGGTGCGCTCGGTATCGACAGCGACAATAAAATCCCCGGTCTGGCGAAAATTGCCCACGCCATCAAATCGCAAGGCTCCAAAGCGGTTCTGCAGATCTATCACGGCGGCCGCATGGTGGAACCGGCGCTGATCGGCGGTAAAACCCCGGTCGCACCAAGCGCCATCGCCGCACCGCGTGACGGTGCTACCAAACCTCAGGCGCTGACCGCAGAAGAAGTGGATGTGATGATCACCAAGTTTGGCGATGCGGTGAACCGTGCGATCAAAGCCGGCTTTGACGGCGTGGAGATCCACGGCGCCAACACTTATCTGATCCAGCAGTTCTACTCACCAAACTCCAACCAGCGCGACGACAAATGGGGCGGCAGCCGCGACAATCGCGCGCGTTTCCCACTGGAAGTGCTGGAAATCACCCACAAGATGGCGGACCGCTTTGCTGCGGCAGACTTCATCATCGGTTATCGCTTCTCACCGGAAGAATTGGAAGTGCCGGGCATCCGCTGGGACGACACGCTTTATCTGCTGGAGAAACTGGCGGAACGCGGTCTCGATTACGTGCACTTCTCGGTGGGACAGCTGCTGCGTCCGTCGATTGTCGATACCCAAGACCCAACGCCGCTGATCACCAAATACCTGGCGCAACGCTCACCTAACCTGGCGAAAGTGCCGGTGATTGGCGTTGGCGGCATCGTCAATAAAGAAGATGCCGAGAACGCGCTGGAGCACGGTTTCGATTTAGTAGCAGTCGGTAAAGCCTGCATCGCTTATCCGGACTGGACCGATCGCGTCATCAAAAATCAGCACATGGAGCTGTATATCGACAGCACCAAGCGCGAAGAGTTGACCATTCCTGAACCGCTGTGGCGCTTCTCGCTGGTGGACGCGATGATCCGTGACACCAGCGATACCGGCCGTAAATACAAAGCGGGCGTCTATCAGGCGAAAGTGGAAGCCGAAGCGCTGAAGCTGAAAATCAACGTCACGCTCGACACCGACCGTATCACCGATATCTCGCTGGTGCCGGATCCAAGCCTCGACGTCGACTTCACCAGCACCTTCGAAAGCCTGCGTGAACGCATTCTGGTGGCGAACAGCCCGCACGTGGATGCCATCACTGGCGCTACTACGCAGAGTGAAGCGCTGAAAAAAGCGGTATCGCGTGCCATGACCACCTCAAGCAAAGAGTATGTGATTGATGAGGGCGGTAACCCGAACGCACCGGTCAATTACGATGTGGTGGTGGTGGGCACCGGCGGCGCCGGTCTGGCGGCGGCGATTCAGGCGCATGACGATGGCGCACGCGTGGTGATCATCGAGAAGATGCCAACCATCGGCGGTAACACCATCAAAGCCTCGGTCGGCATGAACGCGGCAGAAACCCGTTATCAGAAGCTGAAAGGCATCGAAGACAGCAAAGAGCTGTTCTACGAAGAGACGCTGAAAGGCGGCAAATTCAAAAACAATCCGGTGCTGCTGCGCGAGTTTGTTGAGCAGGCGCCCGAAGCGATTGAGTGGCTGGCAGCGAAAGAGATCGAGCTGTGCGATATCACCATCACCGGCGGCATGAGCATCGACCGTACGCACCGTCCGGAAGATCGTTCTGCAGTCGGCGGCTTCCTGATCAGCGGCCTGGTGAAAAACGTTAACCAGCGCAATATCGAAGTGCTGCTGGAAACCTCGGTAGCGGAAATTCTGGTGGAAAACGGCGCGGTCACCGGCGTGAAAGTGGTGGATGAGTACAACGACAGCCGCATTATCAATGCCAAAAGCGTGATTGTGGCGACTGGCGGCTTCAGTGCCAACCGCGAAATGGTGGTGAAATACCGCCCTGAGCTGGACGGTTTTGTTACCACCAACCACAAAGGCGCCACCGGCAGCGGCATCGCCATGCTGCAACACATCGGTGCGGATACCGTGGATATGGGCGAAATCCAGATTCACCCAACGGTTGAGCAAACCACCTCGTACCTGATTTCCGAAGCGATGCGCGGCGGCGGGGCGATTCTGGTGAGCCAGGCGGGCAAGCGTTTCTACAACGAAATGGAAACCCGCGACAAAGTGTCCGCTGAAATCATCGCACTGCCAGAGAAGAGTGCGTGGATCGTGTTTGACGAGCAGGTACGCGCCAACAACAAAGCGGCTGACGAATACATCGCCAAAGGTTTTGTCATCAGCGCGCCAACGCCACACGAGCTGGCGGTGAAACTCAACATGGATCAGGAAGCGCTGCAAACCACGCTGGGTCGTTACAACGAGTTTGTGGCGAAGCAGGATGACGAAGACTTTGGTCGTAAAACCGCGCTGCGTCACCCGCTGAATAAAGGTCCGTACTTTGCGATTCGTATCGCACCGGGCGTGCACCACACCATGGGTGGCGTGACCATCAACACCGATACTGCGGTGCTGGATGCGCAGAAAGCGGTGATTCCTGGCGCATGGGGGGCGGGTGAAGTGGTCGGCGGCATCCACGGCGCCAACCGCATCGGCGGTAACGCGGTGGCCGACATCATCATCTTCGGTATCAAAGCCGGTCATAACGCGGCTAAACTGGCGTTAGGACACTAA
- a CDS encoding FAD:protein FMN transferase encodes MTAGVFSYSAVLMGSPILLKLFDDNPTLARHVFQLIKQQENLFTVNRAESEVMSINHAAGRHPVIVSEPVFALISVAHAVSLLPESAFNFTIGPVVKRWKIGFQGRAVPPALEIASLLKLTDPHQVLLNPAERSVFLQQPGMEIDLGAIAKGYIADRVQAFLRQQGVQQALINLGGNVQTLGSPPHEPQGWGIGLKKPFGRDDELLGVLQVQGKSVVTSGIYERYFELDGRCWHHIFDPQTGYPLDNELLSVTVISDRSIDGDIYTTLLYGMGVEQGLAYLADQPDIDAVFVTRDRQIICSSPHHFHFQQLDFDWQLRY; translated from the coding sequence ATGACCGCTGGCGTTTTTTCTTACTCTGCCGTTCTGATGGGTTCACCCATTCTGCTCAAATTGTTCGATGACAATCCCACGCTTGCCCGCCACGTCTTTCAACTGATCAAACAGCAGGAAAATCTGTTCACCGTAAATCGCGCTGAATCCGAAGTGATGTCGATCAACCACGCCGCTGGCCGTCATCCGGTAATCGTTAGCGAGCCCGTGTTTGCCTTGATCAGCGTGGCGCACGCGGTGAGTTTGCTGCCGGAGAGCGCCTTCAATTTCACTATCGGCCCAGTGGTAAAACGCTGGAAAATCGGCTTTCAGGGTCGCGCCGTACCGCCTGCGCTGGAAATCGCTTCACTGCTGAAACTCACCGATCCGCATCAGGTGCTGCTCAATCCCGCCGAACGCTCGGTGTTTTTGCAACAGCCGGGCATGGAGATCGATCTCGGTGCCATCGCCAAAGGCTACATCGCCGATCGCGTGCAGGCGTTTTTGCGCCAGCAGGGCGTGCAGCAGGCGCTGATCAATCTGGGCGGCAATGTGCAGACGCTGGGCTCGCCGCCGCACGAGCCGCAAGGTTGGGGCATTGGCCTGAAAAAGCCGTTTGGTCGTGATGATGAGCTGTTAGGCGTGCTGCAGGTGCAGGGCAAATCGGTGGTGACGTCGGGGATTTATGAGCGCTACTTCGAACTGGACGGCCGCTGCTGGCATCATATTTTTGATCCGCAAACCGGCTATCCGCTTGATAACGAACTGCTGAGCGTGACGGTGATTTCCGATCGCTCAATTGATGGTGATATCTACACCACGCTGCTCTACGGCATGGGCGTGGAGCAAGGGCTGGCTTATCTCGCTGACCAGCCCGACATCGACGCGGTTTTCGTTACGCGCGATCGGCAGATCATCTGCTCCTCGCCGCATCATTTCCACTTCCAGCAGCTCGATTTCGACTGGCAGCTGCGTTACTGA
- the dcuR gene encoding two-component system response regulator DcuR produces the protein MINVLVVDDDAMVAELNRAYIGQIQGFHCCGTASTLKQAKEILFNSDTAVDLVLLDIYMQQENGLDLLPELRTAQSAVEVIIISSAADAENIKTSLHYGVVDYLIKPFQFPRFEEALTGWRQKKSLMDNQHYYQQADVDLLIHGSPATQHDNKRLPKGLTPQTLRTLCQWIDAHPGHEFSTDELAAEVNISRVSCRKYLIWLAQINILFTSIHYGATGRPVYRYRLQPEYHSLLQQYCQ, from the coding sequence ATGATCAATGTGTTAGTGGTCGATGATGACGCCATGGTCGCCGAGCTTAATCGCGCGTATATCGGCCAAATTCAGGGCTTCCACTGTTGTGGCACCGCCTCAACCTTGAAGCAGGCGAAAGAGATCCTGTTCAACAGCGATACCGCGGTCGATCTGGTGCTGCTGGATATCTATATGCAGCAGGAGAATGGTCTCGATCTGTTGCCGGAGCTGCGCACGGCGCAGAGCGCGGTGGAAGTGATCATCATTTCGTCTGCCGCCGATGCGGAGAATATCAAAACCTCGCTGCACTACGGCGTGGTCGATTACCTGATCAAACCGTTCCAGTTCCCACGTTTTGAAGAGGCGCTGACCGGCTGGCGGCAGAAGAAGTCGCTGATGGACAATCAGCATTACTATCAGCAAGCGGATGTGGATCTGCTGATTCACGGCAGCCCGGCGACGCAGCACGACAACAAGCGCCTGCCAAAAGGCTTAACGCCGCAAACACTGCGAACACTGTGTCAGTGGATTGATGCGCATCCGGGGCACGAATTCTCCACCGATGAGCTGGCGGCTGAAGTGAATATCTCGCGCGTATCCTGCCGTAAATACCTGATTTGGCTGGCGCAGATTAATATTCTGTTTACCAGCATTCACTATGGCGCGACCGGTCGTCCGGTGTACCGCTATCGCCTGCAGCCGGAATACCATTCGCTGCTGCAGCAATATTGTCAGTAA
- a CDS encoding sensor histidine kinase has product MSSSQQGIAARKQPMKLNTLVTLMLSAVIVLVLLSVHMFYFFQIGAATRAQLEDKAMAVARTLAKFPEIQRALILPPNATSIQPIAKAVQESNNLLFVVVTNMDTIRYSHLNPELIGQHFIGTDIEPAIRGHENVSVNQGVLGRAMRVYTPVYNAQHKQIGVVVVGISLSAVTDQINQSRWSILWTILIGTFAGAIGTFVLVRVLKRILFGLEPYEISTLFEQRQAILNSLKEGVVAMDDQAQMTLVNQAARSLLNDSMGTISGDRIYDASVINDHLQDVLHSGRARRDEELNVNGRVLLSNTVPVRSQGRIIGAVCTFRDKTEISQLMQRLTGMVNYVDALRERSHEFMNKLHVILGLLHMKNYTQVESYILKTANNYQTEIGFLLDKIKSPVIAGFLLSKINRASDGGHRLTISDASFLPDSGNEQQMAALITVIGNLIENALDAMSEQVEGEIHVMLHYQNGWLTCEVSDDGPGIEADHLSTIFEKGFSTKGENRGVGLFLLQQQTENIGGSVSVESEPGVFTQFLVQLPWDGGNQSA; this is encoded by the coding sequence ATGTCTTCTTCACAGCAAGGAATCGCGGCGCGCAAGCAGCCGATGAAGCTCAATACGCTGGTCACTCTGATGCTCAGCGCGGTGATTGTGCTGGTGCTGCTCAGCGTGCATATGTTCTATTTCTTCCAGATTGGCGCCGCGACCCGCGCGCAGCTGGAGGACAAAGCGATGGCGGTGGCGCGCACATTGGCCAAATTTCCTGAAATTCAGCGCGCGCTGATATTGCCGCCAAATGCCACCAGCATCCAACCTATTGCTAAAGCCGTGCAGGAGAGCAATAACCTGCTGTTTGTGGTGGTTACCAACATGGATACCATCCGTTATTCGCACCTGAATCCTGAACTCATCGGCCAGCACTTTATTGGCACAGATATTGAGCCCGCGATACGCGGTCATGAAAATGTCTCCGTCAATCAAGGCGTGCTGGGCCGGGCAATGCGCGTCTATACGCCGGTCTATAATGCGCAGCATAAGCAGATTGGTGTCGTGGTAGTGGGCATTTCACTCAGTGCCGTTACCGATCAGATAAACCAAAGCCGCTGGAGCATCTTGTGGACTATCCTGATTGGCACCTTTGCAGGCGCCATCGGCACCTTTGTACTGGTACGCGTGCTGAAGCGCATCCTGTTTGGCCTTGAACCCTACGAAATTTCCACCCTGTTTGAACAGCGCCAGGCGATTCTCAATTCGCTAAAAGAAGGCGTAGTGGCAATGGACGATCAGGCGCAGATGACGCTGGTCAATCAGGCGGCGCGCTCGCTGCTGAATGATTCGATGGGCACCATCAGTGGCGACCGCATCTACGATGCCTCGGTGATCAACGATCATCTGCAGGATGTGCTGCACAGCGGGCGCGCACGGCGTGATGAAGAGTTAAATGTGAATGGCCGCGTGTTGCTGAGTAATACCGTGCCGGTGCGCAGCCAGGGACGGATTATCGGCGCGGTTTGTACCTTCAGGGACAAGACGGAAATCAGTCAACTGATGCAGCGCCTGACGGGCATGGTAAACTACGTCGATGCGCTGCGTGAGCGCTCACACGAGTTTATGAACAAGCTGCATGTGATTCTCGGCCTGCTGCACATGAAAAACTACACGCAGGTGGAAAGCTACATTCTCAAAACCGCCAATAATTACCAGACGGAGATCGGTTTCCTGCTCGATAAAATTAAGTCGCCGGTGATTGCCGGTTTCTTGCTGAGCAAAATCAATCGCGCATCGGATGGCGGCCATCGCCTGACCATCAGCGATGCCAGCTTCCTGCCCGACAGCGGCAATGAGCAGCAGATGGCGGCGCTGATTACGGTGATCGGCAATCTGATTGAGAATGCGCTGGATGCAATGAGCGAGCAGGTAGAAGGCGAGATTCACGTGATGCTGCACTATCAAAACGGTTGGCTGACCTGCGAAGTGAGTGATGATGGTCCGGGCATTGAAGCCGATCATCTCAGTACCATTTTCGAAAAAGGCTTCTCCACTAAAGGTGAAAACCGTGGTGTCGGGCTGTTTCTGCTGCAGCAGCAAACCGAAAATATCGGTGGCAGCGTGAGTGTCGAGTCAGAACCCGGCGTGTTTACCCAATTTTTAGTCCAACTTCCCTGGGATGGAGGAAACCAATCCGCATGA
- the msrA gene encoding peptide-methionine (S)-S-oxide reductase MsrA yields MATEYAVIAGGCFWCTEAVFKDVIGVESVESGYTGGARPNPTYEQVCSGATGHAEAIRIGFDPEQVKYGDLLDISFATHDPTTLNRQGNDVGTQYRSAIFPANAEQEAEAIAAIARAQESLSDPVVTTIEPLKEWYAAEGYHQDYWEGAGQRNGYCMAVIPPKLQKLRKSFANRVKSS; encoded by the coding sequence ATGGCAACCGAATATGCGGTGATCGCTGGTGGCTGTTTCTGGTGTACTGAAGCAGTGTTTAAAGATGTGATTGGCGTCGAGTCAGTCGAGAGTGGTTATACCGGCGGCGCTCGTCCAAACCCCACCTACGAGCAGGTGTGCAGCGGCGCGACCGGCCATGCCGAAGCGATTCGCATCGGTTTCGATCCGGAGCAGGTGAAATATGGCGATCTGCTGGATATCAGCTTCGCCACCCACGATCCCACTACGCTGAACCGCCAGGGCAACGATGTGGGCACGCAATATCGTTCGGCGATTTTCCCGGCGAATGCTGAGCAGGAAGCCGAAGCGATTGCCGCGATTGCGCGTGCGCAGGAAAGTCTGAGCGATCCAGTGGTTACCACCATTGAGCCGCTGAAAGAGTGGTATGCGGCAGAGGGTTATCATCAGGATTATTGGGAAGGCGCAGGTCAGCGCAACGGTTACTGCATGGCGGTGATCCCACCTAAACTGCAGAAGCTGCGTAAGAGTTTTGCTAACCGGGTTAAATCGAGTTAA
- a CDS encoding flavin reductase family protein yields MHKIDFPVSKARKYLEPGPVVLLSSQFEDHRDIMTLGWHTILEFSPSLVGCMIAGGNYSHELIRQSGQCVINVPSANLVDSVVAIGNSHGDRLDKFDAFNLTPEPASVVNAPLIDECFASFECQLYDDSMVDNYNFFIFEIVKAHVAETPEFPPTLHYTGEGRFNVMSNLRLDKRSDFKPEMLI; encoded by the coding sequence ATGCATAAAATCGACTTTCCGGTGAGTAAAGCGCGCAAATATCTGGAGCCGGGTCCGGTGGTGCTGCTGAGTTCACAGTTTGAGGATCACCGCGACATCATGACGCTCGGCTGGCACACCATTCTGGAGTTCTCGCCGTCGCTGGTTGGCTGCATGATTGCCGGCGGCAATTACAGCCATGAATTGATTCGCCAAAGCGGTCAGTGCGTGATTAACGTGCCGTCGGCCAATCTGGTGGATAGCGTGGTAGCGATCGGTAACAGCCATGGCGATCGCCTCGACAAGTTTGATGCCTTTAACCTGACGCCCGAACCGGCCAGCGTGGTCAATGCGCCGTTGATTGACGAGTGCTTTGCCAGCTTTGAGTGCCAGCTGTATGACGATTCAATGGTGGATAACTACAACTTCTTTATCTTTGAGATCGTCAAAGCACATGTGGCGGAAACACCGGAGTTTCCACCGACGCTGCACTATACCGGCGAAGGACGCTTTAATGTGATGAGCAATTTGCGGCTCGACAAGCGCAGCGACTTTAAGCCAGAAATGTTAATTTAA
- a CDS encoding AAA family ATPase — protein MESACASTSRPVLHLLCGKIAAGKSTLAHQLAQQTGAVIISEDAWLAHLFAEEMQDVADYVRCAGKLRNAMTPHLISLLQCGVSVVLDFPANTVAQRQWMKAVIHSAEAEHQLHFLDVSDELCKSRLHARNASGQHDFAATDAQFALISSYFVAPHSDEGFNVVNHR, from the coding sequence ATGGAATCTGCGTGCGCGTCCACATCTCGTCCTGTGTTGCATCTGCTGTGCGGTAAAATTGCGGCTGGAAAATCGACGCTGGCTCATCAGCTGGCGCAGCAAACCGGTGCGGTGATCATTAGCGAAGATGCGTGGCTGGCGCATCTGTTTGCCGAAGAGATGCAGGATGTGGCGGATTACGTGCGCTGTGCCGGTAAACTGCGTAACGCGATGACGCCGCATCTGATTTCGCTATTACAGTGTGGCGTGTCGGTGGTGCTGGATTTCCCCGCCAATACCGTGGCTCAACGCCAGTGGATGAAGGCGGTGATCCACAGCGCCGAGGCTGAACATCAACTGCATTTCCTCGATGTGTCCGATGAACTGTGCAAATCGCGGCTGCACGCGCGCAATGCATCCGGCCAGCACGACTTCGCCGCCACCGATGCGCAGTTTGCGTTGATCAGCAGCTATTTCGTCGCGCCACACAGCGATGAAGGGTTTAACGTGGTGAATCACCGTTAA
- a CDS encoding NAD(P)H-dependent flavin oxidoreductase, translated as MNYPLCQKLNLTYPIIQAPMAGVSTPELAAAVSNSGALGSISVGASTPQQAEMMIRKTRALTSAPINVNVFCHAPVQRDPQLEQAWIARFQPVFARYEATPPDALSEIYQTFVDNEAMLEVLLATAPAAVSFHFGLPSAAFVQRLKGRGIITLASATSMREAQAIEAADIDFIVAQGIEAGGHRGIFQPAGDDQQLSTFTLLQAIRQISRLPVIAAGGVMDGAGIAAMLKLGAAGVQPGTAFILCPESAANAAYRQALKSEQANSTEMIAAISGRSARCLTNDFCHLTREFAQESIPPYPLTYALGKALAAAAAAKGAQGFGAQWAGQGAALAREMPASELVNRLVAEWQAA; from the coding sequence ATGAATTATCCGCTGTGCCAGAAGCTTAACCTCACTTATCCGATCATTCAGGCGCCAATGGCCGGCGTCTCCACGCCGGAGCTGGCGGCGGCGGTGAGTAACAGCGGCGCGCTGGGATCGATCAGCGTGGGTGCCTCAACGCCGCAGCAGGCGGAGATGATGATCCGTAAAACGCGCGCACTGACCTCCGCCCCCATCAACGTCAACGTTTTTTGTCACGCGCCGGTGCAGCGCGATCCGCAGCTAGAACAGGCGTGGATCGCTCGCTTTCAGCCGGTGTTTGCTCGTTATGAGGCGACACCGCCGGATGCGCTGTCGGAGATTTACCAAACGTTTGTCGATAATGAGGCGATGCTGGAGGTGCTGCTGGCGACCGCGCCAGCCGCAGTGAGTTTCCACTTTGGTTTGCCGTCTGCCGCTTTCGTACAGCGCTTGAAAGGTCGCGGCATTATCACACTGGCGAGCGCTACCAGTATGCGCGAAGCCCAGGCGATTGAAGCCGCCGACATCGATTTTATTGTGGCGCAGGGCATTGAGGCGGGCGGGCATCGCGGGATATTCCAGCCTGCAGGCGACGATCAGCAGCTCAGCACCTTTACGCTGCTGCAGGCGATTCGCCAGATTTCGCGACTACCGGTGATTGCTGCCGGTGGCGTGATGGATGGCGCGGGCATTGCCGCCATGCTCAAGCTGGGCGCAGCGGGTGTGCAGCCGGGCACCGCGTTTATCTTGTGCCCGGAATCCGCTGCCAATGCGGCGTATCGTCAGGCGCTGAAAAGCGAGCAGGCCAACAGCACCGAGATGATCGCCGCCATCTCTGGCCGCTCGGCAAGATGTCTCACCAACGATTTTTGCCATCTGACGCGCGAATTTGCGCAGGAATCCATTCCCCCTTATCCACTCACCTATGCGTTGGGCAAAGCCCTCGCCGCCGCAGCGGCTGCCAAAGGTGCACAGGGTTTTGGCGCGCAGTGGGCCGGACAGGGCGCGGCGCTGGCGCGGGAAATGCCGGCTAGCGAGTTAGTTAATAGGCTGGTGGCGGAGTGGCAGGCGGCGTAA
- a CDS encoding LysR family transcriptional regulator, with the protein MHHVLRRLDLNLLPVFDAVFRHRSVRLAAIELSLSTSALSHALSRLRDFFKDPLFYREGHKMCPSVYACQLAPYIAETLSGLNRHLSPMQPFDPLTSDDCFRIAVTDYTAFCVFPGLMNALTNTAPNLSFELCHLPHNPALIELLAGEIDMALSFSEPDGMHHPDLEETDLFSDEFIVIANMRRSSLNLDDYLAAGHLVVTPWNEKQGLLDSHLARLGLKRRIAIRTPSMLSAPFIIAESELLMAIPSFVASKIKHAADVTSFRLPFPAPRFTVKIYSHKRSGKREPTEWIKTLMANSIMEKAYRFDD; encoded by the coding sequence ATGCATCATGTGCTGCGTCGACTGGACTTGAATCTTCTCCCCGTTTTCGACGCAGTTTTCAGGCACCGTTCGGTCAGGCTGGCGGCGATTGAACTCAGTTTGAGTACCTCGGCACTTAGCCACGCGCTGTCACGACTACGTGATTTTTTTAAAGATCCGCTGTTCTACCGCGAAGGCCACAAAATGTGTCCCAGCGTCTACGCCTGCCAACTGGCGCCCTATATTGCCGAAACGCTAAGCGGGTTAAATCGGCATCTCAGCCCAATGCAGCCATTTGATCCCCTGACCAGCGATGACTGTTTTCGAATTGCGGTAACGGATTACACCGCTTTTTGCGTGTTTCCGGGCCTGATGAATGCGCTGACCAATACGGCACCCAACCTGAGTTTTGAACTCTGCCATTTGCCACATAATCCGGCGCTGATTGAATTACTCGCTGGTGAAATCGATATGGCGCTGAGTTTTAGCGAGCCGGACGGCATGCATCATCCCGATCTGGAAGAGACCGATTTATTCAGTGATGAGTTTATTGTGATTGCCAATATGCGACGCAGCAGCTTGAATCTTGATGACTATCTTGCCGCCGGACATCTGGTCGTGACGCCGTGGAATGAAAAGCAGGGATTGCTGGATTCCCATCTTGCGCGCCTGGGTCTTAAGCGCCGCATTGCCATTAGAACGCCATCCATGCTGAGCGCGCCCTTTATTATCGCGGAAAGTGAATTGCTGATGGCGATCCCCTCCTTCGTCGCCAGTAAAATCAAACACGCTGCCGATGTCACCTCATTCCGGCTGCCGTTTCCCGCGCCAAGGTTCACCGTGAAAATCTATTCACACAAACGCAGCGGTAAACGGGAACCCACTGAATGGATTAAAACCCTGATGGCCAACAGCATCATGGAGAAAGCCTACCGCTTTGATGATTAA
- a CDS encoding GNAT family N-acetyltransferase — MKMTIRPANPEDADAIYSMIAELSVYEHGLQQSVTTAEEIRAMLFNPDSNSEALMCEIDGSTAGYAVITRSYSAWLGRRGMYMEDLYFSPNFRGLGAGKALLQYVAQHAVNHQCNRIEWSALDWDQSAREFYLSIDALPLNEWVRYRLDGAALEKFAAAAPQSVLGL; from the coding sequence ATGAAGATGACTATTCGACCAGCCAATCCTGAAGACGCGGACGCTATCTACAGCATGATTGCTGAGTTGTCGGTGTATGAGCATGGATTGCAGCAGTCAGTGACGACTGCAGAAGAGATCAGAGCGATGCTTTTCAATCCCGACAGTAATAGCGAAGCGCTGATGTGCGAGATTGATGGCTCAACCGCCGGTTATGCGGTGATTACGCGTAGCTACTCGGCGTGGCTGGGGCGTCGCGGGATGTATATGGAGGATTTGTACTTCTCGCCCAATTTTCGTGGCCTGGGCGCTGGCAAAGCGCTGCTGCAGTATGTCGCGCAGCACGCGGTCAATCACCAGTGTAATCGTATTGAGTGGAGTGCATTAGATTGGGATCAGTCCGCCAGAGAGTTCTATCTCAGTATTGATGCGCTGCCGTTAAATGAGTGGGTGCGTTATCGACTCGACGGGGCGGCATTAGAGAAATTTGCTGCCGCCGCGCCGCAATCGGTGTTAGGGCTGTAA